A window of Streptomyces profundus genomic DNA:
CGACCTCGACGTCACGGGGCTCTCCGTCGCCGAGACGGCGCCGCGGGTGCTGGAGCGCGCCGGCGGCTGGCCGGGGCCGGCGACCGCGTCCCCGCCCGGCCCGGCACCCGCCGCCGACCGCCCGTCGGGCCCGGTGCCGAGGCCGGTGCCGGTGCTCTGGCTCTGCGGCGCGAGTGGCGTCGGCAAGTCCGAGGTCGCCTGGGCGGTCTTCGCCCGGCTCTTCGCCACCGGGGTCACGGCGGCGCAGGTGGACCTCGGCCAGCTCGGTTTCCTCCACCCCACCCCGGCGAACGGCCGGGCGAACGACCCGGCCGGCCACCGGCTGCGGGCCCGGGCGCTGGCCGCCCTCTGGCCCAACTACCGTGCGGCGGGGGCTCGTTGTCTGATACTCGCCGGCGAGGTGGACGATCAGGAGACGGTGCGCGGCTATGCCGAGGCCCTGCCGGATGGCAGGTTCACCCTGGTCAGGCTGCACGCCGGCGCCGACGTGCTCAGGGAACGCGTCCAGCTGCGCGGCCGGGGCGTCGGCCCCCGGCTGCCCGGCGACCCGCTGCTCGGCCGCTCGCCCGGGGAGCTGCGCCGCCACGCCGAGGCGGCGGCGCGCGAGGCCGGGCGGCTGGAGGCCGCCGGGGTCGGCGCGGTGCGGGTGGCGACGGACGGCCGCGCGATCGACGCCATCGCGGCCGAGGTGGCACGGCTGCTCCCCGACCTCGGCTGAGCCGCCCGCGTACGGGCTCAGCCGCGCGCCCGGTCGCGGTAGCGCAGCGGCGACTCGCCCACCTCCCGTTTGAAGGCGGTGCTGAACGCGCTCTCCGAGCCGTAGCCCAACTCGGCCGCCAGCGAGCCGACGCGGACATCCCCGTCCCGCAGGGCGCGCCGGGCCAGCAGCATCCGCCAGCGGTGGAGATAGGTGAGCGGTGGCACGCCGGCCGTGGTCCGGAAGCGTTCGGCGAACGACGTCCTTGACATCGCGGCGGCGTGCGCCAACTCCTCAAGACGCCAGGTCCTGCCGGGCTCGGCGTGCATCCGGCCGAGCGCGGGACGCAGCCGCTCGTCGGTGAGCAACCGCAGCCAGCCGGGCGGGAGTTCGGCCTGGTCGAGATAGGCGCGCAGCACTTCGAGCAGCAGGAGTTGACCGTACTGGCGGATCGCGAACGCCGAGCCCACCCGGTCGGCCGTCACCTCCGCGAAGAGCCGGTCGAGGATCGCGCGCAGGCTGGCCGCCGTCACGCCCCTGACGTGGCCGACCGGTGGCAGCGCGCGTGTCAGCAACGCCCGCCCGACCGGGTTGAGTTCGACGCGACCGCCGAAGAGGACATCGTCGAGGTCACCGTCGGCGCCCAGCAGGACGCTGGAGGGGAAGCCCGGCGTGGGCGCGATCTCGCGGCGCGGCCCCTCGCCGGTGCCGCCCGCCAGCTCCAGCCATGAGATGTCGTTCAGCACGGCGACATCGCCGGGCCCCAGCTCGATCGGCCCGTCGAGGCCGTCGGCGGTCAGCCGGGCCCGGCCGCGCGCCATCGCCATGAACTTGAGCTGACCGGGCAGCGCCGCACGCGTCACCCAGGGGCCCCGGACGGCGAAGCCGCCCGTCATCTGGCCGCGCACCTCGACGAGTTCGAACACCTCGGACAGCTGGTCGCCGGTCATATCCGTACTCTCACGCAACAAATACGGACCGTCAATGATTCATCGTGCGCGCGGTTCCGCGCAGAGTGGAGGGCATGACTCACCACCAACGCCCCCTGGGATCCGGCTTCACCGCCGCCTCGACCGCCGAAGAGGTGCTCCGAGGCATCGACCTGTCCGGCCGCGACGTCGTCATCACCGGTGGCCACGTCGGGATCGGCCTGGAGGCCACCCGGGCGCTCAGCGCCGCCGGCGCCTCCGTCACCGTGGGCGCGCGTCAACCCGACCGCGCCGCCTCCGCGTTGGCCGGGATCGAGCGTGTCGAGGTCGACCGGCTCGACCTCCTCGACCCGGCCTCGGTCGACACCTTCGCCGCCCGGTACCTGGCGTCCGGCCGCCCGCTGCACATCCTGATCAACAACGCCGGCATCATGGGCGGCCCCCTGGCGCGCGACGCCCGGGGCTACGAGGCGCAGTTCGCGACCAACCATCTCGGCCACTTCCAGCTGACGTCGGCCCTGCTGCCCGCGCTGCGCACCGCGCACGGCGCCCGGGTCGTCATGGTGACGTCCGCTGGGCATCGGCTCTCCGACATCCGTTGGGACGACCCGCACTTCACCTCCGGCTACGACGGCATGCTCGCCTACGGCCAGTCCAAGACCGGCAATGTGCTGTTCGCCGTCGAGCTGGATCGGCGCTGGGCCCCGGACGGCATCCGTGGCTACGCCGTGCACCCCGGCATCATCGTCGGCACCGGTCTCGGCCCGGCGGACCGCGACAGCGGGGCGGCGGACGAGGAGCCGCTGCGGGCCATGGGGCTGATCGACGAGGCCGGCCGGCCGATCATCGCCCCGGAGCGCGGCCAGAAGACCGCCCAACAGGGCGCCAGCACCACGGTGTTCGCGGCGACCAGCCCGCTGCTGAGCGGGATCGGCGGGGTCTATCTGCGGGACAACGACATCTCAGCGCTGGACGAGGACCCGTCGCCCATCGTCTTCGGCGTCGAGCCGATCCTGGTCACCGATGTGGTGCCGCACGCGGTCGACCCGAAGTCGGCCGAGCGGCTCTGGGAGCTGAGCGAGCGGCTGCTCACGGCGTGACGCCTCGGTATCGGGGCGCGGGCCGCCGCGCCTACGCGCCTAGGGCGCGTCGGCGCAGAGCTGGGCGCGCAGGGTGGAGTAGGCCCACTCCTCCCACGCGTCCGGCGACCAGCCGCGATCGCGGACGAAGATCAGGTACATCTCCGGGCTGAGCAGGCCGAACAGCAGGTCGGCGGCGGTGTCGACGGAGATCTCGGGGCGGACGTCCGGCCTGCGGACCAACGCCTCGGCCGCCACCCGGTGCACGGTGTAGCGCGGGTCCTGGCCCTGCGGCCACTGCGCGGCGATCTCCGGGTCGGTGGCCGAGGCGGCGGCGATCAACGGCATGATCGGCGCGACCCGTTCGAGGACCCCACGGGCACCCCGCACCTGCGCGCGCAGTTGCTCGGGTGCCGTGGGGGCGGCGCAGGCGGCACGGAACCACGGGCGGTCCAGGGTGGCGACGGGTTCGACGTCGCCAGCGATGGAGGCGTCCACGACGCCCTTGAACAGGGTGCGCTTGTTGCGGAAGACGAAGTAGATCGTCTGAACCGCCACGCCGGCGCGGTCCGCGACCTGTTGCAGGCTCGTCGCGCCGTAGCCCTGCGCGACGAACAGCTCCAGCGCCGCTCCGACGATCTTCTCGCGGGTGTGCCGCGCGCGCTCCGCCCGTTTGTCCGGCCGCTTGACGGGGTCCATGCGCCGAGCCTATATCTAGAGTGGAACACTAGAGTCATGCTCTAAATTCTTGGAGACCACGATGACCGAACCGCGCGGCACCGCACGAGAGGGCGGCGGTGGGCTCGCCGCTCCGAGCGCCCAGGAGCACGCCGTCCGCCGGGAGTTGGAGGACTACTACCGCTCCGGCAGCCCGCCGTGGGACACCGGGGTGACCCCGCCCGAGCTGGTCGCCCTGGTCGAGGGGCCCGACGCGCTGCCGGCCGGCCGAGCCCTCGAACTCGGCTGTGGCACAGGCACCAACGCCGTCTATCTGGCCCGGCACGGCTGGGACGTGGTCGGTGTCGACCTGGTCGAGCGGGCCATCCGCCGGGCCGAGGCGAAGACCGCCGCCGCGGGGGTGTCGCTCCGGCTGCTGCACGGCGACGCGACCCGACTCGACGGCCTCGACGCACCGGGGCCCTACCAGCTGTTCTTCGACCTGAGCTGCTACTGCGGCATCCCACCGCACCGCCGCGACGCCTATGCCGCCGGCCTCACCGACCGCGCGGCGCCGGGCGCCTGGCTGCTGATGTTCGGATACGGCCCCGAGGCGTTCGACGATCCGGTCTCCGGCGTCACGGCCGACGAACTTCGCGCCCGGTTCGCCGGTTGGGAGCTGACCCGAACCACTGCCGGCACCAACGAGATGCCCACCTTCTGGTTCGTCCTGCGCCGGGACCGGTAGCCTCCCGGTCACGGAGGAGGGGGCCATGACACGGGGAGGCGCCATGACCTGGGCCGTCGAGGCCGTCGCCCGGCTGCGCGCCGAGGCGGCGAGCCATGGCCCGACGCCGCTCCGCGCGCTGCCGCTGCCCGCGTTCCCCGACATCGAGGTCCACCTCAAGGACGAGTCGGCGCAGCCCACCGGCAGCGTCAAGCACCGCCTGGTGCGCGCCCTCTACCACCGCGCGATCGCCGGCGGGCACCTCGGCGCCGGCGTTCCGGTGGTCGTCGGCACCGCGGGGGCGGTCGCCGTCGCCGGGGCGTACTTCGCCCGGCTGTTGGGGCTCCCGTTCACCGCCGTGGTGCCGAG
This region includes:
- a CDS encoding AraC family transcriptional regulator; protein product: MTGDQLSEVFELVEVRGQMTGGFAVRGPWVTRAALPGQLKFMAMARGRARLTADGLDGPIELGPGDVAVLNDISWLELAGGTGEGPRREIAPTPGFPSSVLLGADGDLDDVLFGGRVELNPVGRALLTRALPPVGHVRGVTAASLRAILDRLFAEVTADRVGSAFAIRQYGQLLLLEVLRAYLDQAELPPGWLRLLTDERLRPALGRMHAEPGRTWRLEELAHAAAMSRTSFAERFRTTAGVPPLTYLHRWRMLLARRALRDGDVRVGSLAAELGYGSESAFSTAFKREVGESPLRYRDRARG
- a CDS encoding SDR family NAD(P)-dependent oxidoreductase, whose amino-acid sequence is MTHHQRPLGSGFTAASTAEEVLRGIDLSGRDVVITGGHVGIGLEATRALSAAGASVTVGARQPDRAASALAGIERVEVDRLDLLDPASVDTFAARYLASGRPLHILINNAGIMGGPLARDARGYEAQFATNHLGHFQLTSALLPALRTAHGARVVMVTSAGHRLSDIRWDDPHFTSGYDGMLAYGQSKTGNVLFAVELDRRWAPDGIRGYAVHPGIIVGTGLGPADRDSGAADEEPLRAMGLIDEAGRPIIAPERGQKTAQQGASTTVFAATSPLLSGIGGVYLRDNDISALDEDPSPIVFGVEPILVTDVVPHAVDPKSAERLWELSERLLTA
- a CDS encoding TetR/AcrR family transcriptional regulator — encoded protein: MDPVKRPDKRAERARHTREKIVGAALELFVAQGYGATSLQQVADRAGVAVQTIYFVFRNKRTLFKGVVDASIAGDVEPVATLDRPWFRAACAAPTAPEQLRAQVRGARGVLERVAPIMPLIAAASATDPEIAAQWPQGQDPRYTVHRVAAEALVRRPDVRPEISVDTAADLLFGLLSPEMYLIFVRDRGWSPDAWEEWAYSTLRAQLCADAP
- a CDS encoding class I SAM-dependent methyltransferase, producing MTEPRGTAREGGGGLAAPSAQEHAVRRELEDYYRSGSPPWDTGVTPPELVALVEGPDALPAGRALELGCGTGTNAVYLARHGWDVVGVDLVERAIRRAEAKTAAAGVSLRLLHGDATRLDGLDAPGPYQLFFDLSCYCGIPPHRRDAYAAGLTDRAAPGAWLLMFGYGPEAFDDPVSGVTADELRARFAGWELTRTTAGTNEMPTFWFVLRRDR